One window of the Periophthalmus magnuspinnatus isolate fPerMag1 chromosome 6, fPerMag1.2.pri, whole genome shotgun sequence genome contains the following:
- the kcnc1b gene encoding potassium voltage-gated channel subfamily C member 1b: MGLSDDKDRIVINVGGIRHQTYRSTLRTLPGTRLSWLAEPDAPNHFDYDAKIEEFFFDRHPGVFAHILNYYRTGKLHCPADVCGPLYEEELAFWGIDETDVEPCCWMTYRQHREAEEALDSFGGGGLLDLASDDPEPEVDHAEDDDEMTRRLAQGDHTDVRTGSLWSRWQKRVWALFEDPYSSKYARWIALASLFFILVSITTFCLETHEAFNPIINRTEWDVVDNITVERIYQETETAAYLTYIEGVCVIWFTFEFLMRITFCPNKLDFIRNALNIIDFVAILPFYLEVGLSGLSSKAAKDVLGFLRVVRFVRILRIFKLTRHFVGLRVLGHTLRASTNEFLLLIIFLALGVLIFATMIYYAERIGANPNDPRASEHTHFKNIPIGFWWAVVTMTTLGYGDMYPQTTSGMLVGALCALAGVLTIAMPVPVIVNNFGMYYSLAMAKQKLPKKNKRHIPRPPHLGSPNYCKTSISSQHPSPVVVHDDVFEIKFQDSKLNGEAANAALANEDCPHIDQAISPEEIFSPSERERPCFLVTTAERPNHTGGRVRRGYEKPWSLNSMSGMSEDASGVSSVSALPCSPPCLMQHSHSPIPSIM; this comes from the exons ATGGGCCTGAGCGACGACAAGGATCGCATTGTGATTAACGTGGGAGGGATCAGACATCAGACATACCGCAGCACTTTGCGCACTCTACCTGGCACCCGGTTATCCTGGCTCGCCGAACCTGATGCTCCCAATCATTTTGACTATGACGCCAAGATTGAGGAGTTTTTCTTTGACCGCCACCCAGGCGTGTTTGCGCACATCCTCAACTACTACAGGACAGGTAAACTGCACTGCCCCGCGGATGTGTGCGGCCCCCTGTATGAGGAAGAGCTGGCCTTTTGGGGCATTGATGAGACAGACGTGGAGCCGTGCTGCTGGATGACCTATAGGCAACACCGGGAAGCAGAGGAGGCCCTTGATAGTTTCGGCGGGGGAGGACTGTTAGACCTGGCGAGTGACGACCCGGAGCCAGAGGTCGATCATGCTGAGGATGATGATGAGATGACAAGGAGGCTGGCGCAGGGGGATCACACGGACGTCCGGACTGGGAGCCTGTGGAGTAGGTGGCAAAAACGTGTTTGGGCTCTGTTTGAGGATCCCTACTCCTCCAAATATGCAAGG TGGATCGCTCTGGCCTCGCTTTTCTTCATCTTGGTCTCCATCACCACCTTCTGCCTGGAGACCCATGAAGCCTTCAACCCCATCATCAACCGCACAGAGTGGGATGTGGTGGACAACATCACAGTGGAGCGCATCTACCAAGAAACCGAGACTGCCGCCTACCTCACTTATATTGAAGGCGTGTGCGTGATTTGGTTCACCTTTGAATTTCTCATGAGAATAACTTTTTGCCCCAATAAACTAGACTTCATAAGAAACGCCCTAAACATCATCGACTTTGTGGCCATCCTTCCTTTCTACCTGGAGGTGGGGCTAAGTGGACTCTCCTCAAAAGCAGCTAAGGACGTGCTTGGATTCCTTAGAGTGGTGCGTTTTGTCCGAATTCTCCGTATCTTCAAGCTAACACGACACTTTGTAGGACTCCGGGTTTTAGGGCACACGTTGCGAGCCAGTACCAACGAGTTTCTGCTTCTTATCATCTTCTTGGCACTCGGAGTGCTCATTTTTGCCACTATGATTTATTATGCTGAACGTATAGGAGCCAACCCCAATGACCCAAGAGCCAGcgaacacacacacttcaagaACATCCCCATTGGATTCTGGTGGGCTGTGGTGACCATGACGACCCTCGGCTATGGAGACATGTACCCTCAGACGACTTCAGGGATGCTGGTTGGAGCCCTGTGTGCCCTGGCTGGTGTGCTGACCATTGCAATGCCTGTCCCAGTGATTGTCAACAACTTTGGAATGTATTACTCCCTGGCTATGGCGAAACAGAAACTACCAAAGAAAAACAAGAGGCATATACCACGACCACCGCATCTCGGCTCTCCTAACTACTGCAAGACTAGCATCAGCTCGCAACATCCCAGCCCTGTGGTGGTCCATGATGATGTTTTCGAGATCAAATTTCAAG ACTCAAAGTTAAACGGCGAGGCAGCTAATGCGGCTCTGGCGAATGAAGACTGTCCTCATATAGATCAGGCCATTTCTCCTGAAGAAATCTTCAGCCCCAGTGAAAGAGAGCGTCCCTGTTTCCTGGTCACTACTGCAGAGCGCCCCAACCACACGGGGGGCAGAGTGCGCAGGG GTTATGAAAAGCCTTGGAGCCTTAACAGCATGTCTGGCATGAGCGAGGATGCCTCTGGAGTGTCCTCAGTGTCCGCCCTGCCCTGCAGCCCACCATGTCTAATGCAGCACTCACATTCTCCCATCCCATCCATTATGTAG
- the sergef gene encoding secretion-regulating guanine nucleotide exchange factor produces METSSVVKFCLYTWGANSYGQLGQGHVEDQSLPQPAETTAFQVQSVRTLSGGGGHSVVVTGNGEVFVCGQNNKRQLGLGHTLNVYTLELCPSLRQKITNVSCGWDFTLLLSDTGQLLACGSNTFGQLGIGETVQHSSNWLIVQSIKERIVSAAAGLRHSLAVTGSGSVYQWGTGLCSHAKRVFTVSAVPSHFSSKLPCLVPGLAEKNPCMVAAGMVHCLYLTEDGELFMWGSNKHGQLTSSDPFVSSPISLKRCLLGGEKITSVWSGWTHNVAQTESGRVFTWGRGIYGQLGHTVSANQNSKLLSHDPMAEGGSQEACLPAEVKVLRGATQIACGSEHNLAIVGSSLFSWGWNEHGMCGDGSHTDALKPCLIPGLHPLLIGCGAGHSLALCTATTPSQ; encoded by the exons atggaaacgagctcAGTTGTGAAGTTTTGTTTATATACGTGG ggAGCCAACAGTTACGGTCAACTAGGACAGGGACATGTGGAGGACCAGTCCCTGCCACAGCCGGCAGAAACCACCGCCTTCCAAGTCCAGTCTGTCCGGACGCTAAGCGGAGGAGGCGGGCACTCGGTAGTGGTCACCG GAAACGGTGAAGTCTTTGTATGTGGGCAGaataacaaaagacaactcgGTCTTGGACATACCCTGAATGTCTACACTCTTGAGCTCTGTCCTAGTCTGAGGCAGAAAATCACAAATGTTTCCTGTGGTTGGGATTTTACACTTCTTCTTTCTG ACACTGGTCAACTACTGGCATGTGGATCCAACACATTTGGACAACTGGGCATCGGAGAGACTGTCCAACATTCATCAAATTGGCTTATTGTGCAG AGTATAAAGGAACGCATAGTGAGTGCAGCAGCAGGACTTAGACACTCACTCGCTGTAACAG GCTCAGGTTCTGTATATCAGTGGGGAACTGGTCTTTGCAGTCATGCTAAAAGAGTCTTCACTGTCAGTGCTGTACCATCACATTTCAGTAGCAAGCTTCCTTGTCTGGTACCAG GTTTGGCAGAGAAGAATCCATGTATGGTAGCTGCAGGAATGGTACATTGTTTATATCTTACAG AGGATGGTGAGTTGTTTATGTGGGGAAGCAACAAGCATGGTCAGCTGACATCCTCAGATCCTTTTGTTTCCTCACCCATCTCCCTGAAGCGCTGCCTTTTGGGTGGAGAAAAAATAACCAGTGTTTGGAGTGGATGGACGCATAATGTGGCTCAAACAG AATCTGGGAGAGTGTTCACATGGGGCAGAGGAATTTATGGACAGCTGGGCCACACGgtatcagccaatcagaactcAAAACTGTTGTCACATGATCCTATGGCAGAAGGTGGCAGCCAGGAGGCCTGCCTCCCTGCAGAGGTCAAAGTGCTTAGAGGGGCCACACAG ATTGcctgtggatctgaacacaacCTTGCAATTGTTG GGAGCAGTCTTTTCTCCTGGGGTTGGAACGAACATGGGATGTGCGGAGACGGGTCACACACTGATGCTCTAAAACCATGTCTCATCCCAGGGCTCCACCCGCTCCTCATTGGCTGCGGAGCTGGACACTCTTTGGCGCTGTGTACTGCGACAACTCCATCTCAGTAA
- the tph1a gene encoding tryptophan 5-hydroxylase 1a, producing the protein MYKLEGPRRGRSFDSMNIGFDEKFLNNEINKSTFSKIEENCEKKNTSEKGRATIIFSLKNEVGGLVKALKLFQENHVNLVHIESRKSKRQNSEFEIFVDCDSNSGQLNEIIQLLRNHVNVVDMEPPDNSCLHEEGTYDVPWFPKKISDLDKCANRVLMYGSELDADHPGFKDNVYRKRRKFFADLAMSYKHGDPIPSIEFTEEEVKTWGVVYRELNKLYPTHACREYLKNLPLLSKYCECREDNIPQLEDVSRFLKERTGFTIRPVAGYLSPRDFLAGLAFRVFHCTQYVRHSSDPLYTPEPDTCHELLGHVPLLAEPSFAQFSQEIGLASLGASDESVQKLATCYFFTVEFGLCKQEGQLRAYGAGLLSSISELKHALSGNARIIPFDPKITCNQECIITTFQDVYFVSNSFEEAKVKMREFAKTIKRPFSVRYNPYTQSVDVLKDTTSINSVVEELRHELDIVGDALNRLNKQLGV; encoded by the exons ATGTACAAACTTGAAGGGCCACGAAGAGGAAGATCTTTCGACTCGATGAATATTGGCTTTGATGAAAAATTTCTAAACAATGAG ATTAACAAATCTACCTTTTCAAAAATTGaagaaaactgtgaaaagaagaATACATCAGAAAAGGGAAGAGCAACAATAATCTTCTCCTTGAAGAACGAAGTTGGAGGACTAGTCAAGGCACTTAAACTTTTCCAA GAAAACCATGTCAACCTTGTCCACATAGAGTCCAGAAAATCAAAGAGACAAAACTCGGAATTTGAAATCTTTGTTGACTGTGACAGCAATAGCGGACAACTGAACGAAATCATTCAGTTACTTCGAAACCATGTAAATGTGGTTGATATGGAGCCTCCTGATAACTCCTGTTTGCATGAAGAGG GAACATATGATGTACCCTGGTTTCCAAAGAAAATTTCAGATTTGGACAAATGTGCAAATCGGGTCCTAATGTATGGATCAGAGTTGGATGCAGACCATCCA GGTTTCAAGGACAATGTTtacaggaagaggagaaaatTCTTTGCTGATCTCGCCATGTCCTACAAACA TGGGGATCCCATTCCATCTATTGAATTCACAGAAGAAGAGGTTAAGACTTGGGGGGTTGTGTACAGGGAGTTAAACAAGTTGTACCCCACTCACGCCTGTAGAGAATATTTAAAGAATCTGCCACTCCTGTCCAAATACTGTGAATGTCGAGAAGACAACATCCCtcagctggaggacgtgtcacGGTTTCTGAAAG AGCGCACAGGATTCACTATCAGGCCTGTAGCCGGTTACCTATCCCCTCGAGACTTCCTTGCGGGTTTAGCTTTCCGTGTTTTTCATTGTACTCAGTATGTGCGCCACAGTTCAGACCCTTTATACACTCCTGAACC GGACACATGCCATGAGTTGCTGGGTCATGTTCCCCTGCTGGCTGAGCCCAGCTTTGCTCAGTTTTCTCAGGAGATTGGCCTTGCTTCTTTGGGAGCATCAGATGAATCAGTTCAGAAACTGGCCACT tGTTATTTCTTCACGGTGGAGTTTGGCCTATGCAAACAAGAGGGACAGCTGCGAGCCTATGGAGCAGGTCTACTGTCATCCATCAGTGAGCTTAAG CATGCACTCTCTGGTAATGCAAGGATAATACCCTTTGATCCCAAAATTACATGCAATCAAGAATGCATTATCACAACATTTCAGGATGTCTACTTTGTGTCAAACAGTTTTGAAGAGGCCAAAGTCAAGATGAG GGAATTTGCCAAGACTATTAAGCGCCCATTCTCTGTGCGATATAATCCCTATACCCAGAGTGTGGATGTGCTCAAGGACACCACCAGTATCAACAGTGTGGTGGAGGAGCTTCGGCATGAGCTTGACATTGTTGGAGATGCTCTGAACCGACTCAACAAACAGCTTGGTGTCTGA
- the saal1 gene encoding protein saal1 isoform X2 translates to MDAGGDNSSSPEGSESPELDRNPSPPPANEEAGEDADAIGDTVYSKHWLFSTLTRLIQMITKHAEEASEGPMDLSNDDEEDLCKLWDMAMDKDVAGFLQEFRATDILLGVIAKSRCPRLTEICVGILGNIACFPETCLTLSQNEELGEVLLLLLGDTDPPTLLETCRLLLTCVSQKDVCSLWLERMQQQPSVCSNLCFIMRSSTNTDLLEKVGELVDKAFDLDEGLMRSWVTPKSHPEAGNGESCVDVASCLLEAGKQLRSESPNGLEIYLHILQLLTTITEGIQIFCAADGPGKAIWNFLCEVVCEGLCQTDDLPVVLQEQRGILVQAFAVLQALYKCQDQWSSKGDTSLTLIGRVLQVLHFHSEYKNTCTEEEYFKNEQLQTLAEISAEFLADISPDISKELMAKLIKEGYLTEKTCLAAAESLYTSFATSFQHLSLMLSEVDPGLSGKLKKHFPV, encoded by the exons ATGG ATGCAGGAGGTGACAATTCTTCATCTCCAGAAGGTTCAGAGTCACCTGAACTGGATCGCAACCCATCTCCACCACCAGCCAATGAAGAGGCAGGTGAAGATGCGGATGCCATTGGAGACACTGTGTACAGCAAACATTGGCTTTTTAGTACTCTAACTCGCCTTATACAG ATGATCACAAAGCATGCAGAAGAAGCCTCTGAAGGACCTATGGATCTGTCcaatgatgatgaagaagattTATGCAAACTTTGGGATATGGCTATGGATAAG GATGTGGCTGGATTTCTGCAGGAATTCAGAGCAACCGATATTCTTCTGGGAGTTATAGCCAAATCTAGATGTCCGCGCCTCACA GAAATTTGTGTGGGAATCCTTGGGAATATTGCTTGTTTTCCTGAAACCTGTTTAACTCTAAGCCAAAATGAAGAACTGGG GGAAGTACTTCTGCTCCTACTTGGTGATACAGATCCACCAACTCTTCTAGAAACATGCAG GTTACTACTGACTTGTGTCTCCCAGAAAGATGTTTGTTCCTTGTGGCTTGAAAGAATGCAACAGCAGCCGTCTGTTTGCTCCAATCTCTGTTTCATCATGAGGAGTTCTACAAACA CTGACCTTTTAGAGAAGGTTGGAGAGCTGGTTGACAAAGCTTTTGACCTGGATGAAGGCCTGATGAGGTCCTGGGTCACTCCTAAGTCACATCCAGAGGCTGGAAATGGAGAAAGCTGTGTGGATGTGGCCTCATGTCTTCTCGAAGCCGGGAAGCAGCTCAG atCAGAAAGTCCAAACGGATTAGAGATTTATCTTCATATTCTTCAACTCCTGACTACTATAACTGAGGGCATCCAGATTTTTT GTGCTGCTGATGGGCCCGGAAAAGCTATATGGAACTTTCTTTGTGAAGTTGTCTGTGAGGGTCTCTGTCAGACAGATGATCTTCCAGTTGTCTTACAAGAGCAAAGGGGTATTTTAGTCCAGGCCTTTGCGGTGCTGCAGGCTCTCTATAAATGCCAGGATCAGTGGAGCAGTAAAGGGGACACAA GCTTGACACTTATCGGCAGAGTTTTACAAGTCCTTCACTTCCATAGTGAGTACAAAAACACTTGTACTGAAGAAGAgtattttaaaaatgaacaacTCCAGACACTGGCAGAAATCTCAGCAGAGTTTTTAGCTGATATCTCTCCTGACATTTCTAAG GAATTAATGGCAAAGTTGATAAAAGAGGGTTATCTGACAGAGAAGACCTGCCTGGCAGCTGCAGAAAGTCTGTACACTTCATTTGCCACCTCT TTCCAACACCTGTCCTTGATGCTGTCAGAGGTTGATCCTGGACTGTCAGGCAAGCTCAAAAAACATTTTCCTGTTTGA
- the saal1 gene encoding protein saal1 isoform X1 produces the protein MDCNPGVVDAGGDNSSSPEGSESPELDRNPSPPPANEEAGEDADAIGDTVYSKHWLFSTLTRLIQMITKHAEEASEGPMDLSNDDEEDLCKLWDMAMDKDVAGFLQEFRATDILLGVIAKSRCPRLTEICVGILGNIACFPETCLTLSQNEELGEVLLLLLGDTDPPTLLETCRLLLTCVSQKDVCSLWLERMQQQPSVCSNLCFIMRSSTNTDLLEKVGELVDKAFDLDEGLMRSWVTPKSHPEAGNGESCVDVASCLLEAGKQLRSESPNGLEIYLHILQLLTTITEGIQIFCAADGPGKAIWNFLCEVVCEGLCQTDDLPVVLQEQRGILVQAFAVLQALYKCQDQWSSKGDTSLTLIGRVLQVLHFHSEYKNTCTEEEYFKNEQLQTLAEISAEFLADISPDISKELMAKLIKEGYLTEKTCLAAAESLYTSFATSFQHLSLMLSEVDPGLSGKLKKHFPV, from the exons ATGG ATTGTAACCCTGGTGTTGTAGATGCAGGAGGTGACAATTCTTCATCTCCAGAAGGTTCAGAGTCACCTGAACTGGATCGCAACCCATCTCCACCACCAGCCAATGAAGAGGCAGGTGAAGATGCGGATGCCATTGGAGACACTGTGTACAGCAAACATTGGCTTTTTAGTACTCTAACTCGCCTTATACAG ATGATCACAAAGCATGCAGAAGAAGCCTCTGAAGGACCTATGGATCTGTCcaatgatgatgaagaagattTATGCAAACTTTGGGATATGGCTATGGATAAG GATGTGGCTGGATTTCTGCAGGAATTCAGAGCAACCGATATTCTTCTGGGAGTTATAGCCAAATCTAGATGTCCGCGCCTCACA GAAATTTGTGTGGGAATCCTTGGGAATATTGCTTGTTTTCCTGAAACCTGTTTAACTCTAAGCCAAAATGAAGAACTGGG GGAAGTACTTCTGCTCCTACTTGGTGATACAGATCCACCAACTCTTCTAGAAACATGCAG GTTACTACTGACTTGTGTCTCCCAGAAAGATGTTTGTTCCTTGTGGCTTGAAAGAATGCAACAGCAGCCGTCTGTTTGCTCCAATCTCTGTTTCATCATGAGGAGTTCTACAAACA CTGACCTTTTAGAGAAGGTTGGAGAGCTGGTTGACAAAGCTTTTGACCTGGATGAAGGCCTGATGAGGTCCTGGGTCACTCCTAAGTCACATCCAGAGGCTGGAAATGGAGAAAGCTGTGTGGATGTGGCCTCATGTCTTCTCGAAGCCGGGAAGCAGCTCAG atCAGAAAGTCCAAACGGATTAGAGATTTATCTTCATATTCTTCAACTCCTGACTACTATAACTGAGGGCATCCAGATTTTTT GTGCTGCTGATGGGCCCGGAAAAGCTATATGGAACTTTCTTTGTGAAGTTGTCTGTGAGGGTCTCTGTCAGACAGATGATCTTCCAGTTGTCTTACAAGAGCAAAGGGGTATTTTAGTCCAGGCCTTTGCGGTGCTGCAGGCTCTCTATAAATGCCAGGATCAGTGGAGCAGTAAAGGGGACACAA GCTTGACACTTATCGGCAGAGTTTTACAAGTCCTTCACTTCCATAGTGAGTACAAAAACACTTGTACTGAAGAAGAgtattttaaaaatgaacaacTCCAGACACTGGCAGAAATCTCAGCAGAGTTTTTAGCTGATATCTCTCCTGACATTTCTAAG GAATTAATGGCAAAGTTGATAAAAGAGGGTTATCTGACAGAGAAGACCTGCCTGGCAGCTGCAGAAAGTCTGTACACTTCATTTGCCACCTCT TTCCAACACCTGTCCTTGATGCTGTCAGAGGTTGATCCTGGACTGTCAGGCAAGCTCAAAAAACATTTTCCTGTTTGA